A single window of Syntrophus aciditrophicus SB DNA harbors:
- a CDS encoding SIS domain-containing protein — protein sequence MIASEKLKFWTKSFRSLIRNTRILIGCPPQKVQGPAIILFPLEPATLCCGLAGILTVKGASMAPDDIQAAIRRILEGLQPMKEQNIQALNSGSIPLDSYLGGSRHLDSLGNALLDLKQDAAAEHLFFSEKETAALREQIHFLQNFLAAEESMLEQSAGHFTTLDLESINSRLVMLKDILWALDKDILNNIGRIASLACNRHGNGVSREAFRKYRKLNYLLNCLDRLEVRGRDSAGIQISFTLADEQAFENAVAFLRTNSLYDEFLRRIQPGDWLNGSIGISFKKREEKKESRGETTITFTYKTSAIIGELGRNVRELREGIAGDALFHEFARLETGFETAFAHTRWASVGSITDDNCHPVNNFTLTSKTDLSHGELPAACRDYPCYGKGNWLISVVLNGDIDNYAALRTALEAEREVIPREVTTDTKIIPLQIEKYLLSGHDLQEAFRLAVSDFEGSHAIAMVSNLAPEKVFLALKGSGQTIYVGIAPDSYIFASELYGLVEGTSRFVKMDGEKTPLESEDSEGEKTGQIFILDENGAGGISGISAFFYDGTPLMLTDRQVQQAEITTRDIDRGTYPHYFLKEITESALSVRKTLRGRYRISEDAGGKKQVTFNLGSDVLPEKLKTDIREGTIRRILVVGHGTAAVAGSAVADALERYLKDAPLTVEARIASELSGFCLHDDLSDTLVIPITQSGTTTDTNRAVAMAAQRGATVLAIVNRRQSDITTKAQGVFYTSDGRDIEMSVASTKAFYSQIIAGHILALFFAQFLKTLPDAAIASELAILEQAPDRMEQVLTQKEDIRRAVERFAKRKTYWAVVGSGPNKAAADEIRIKLSELCYKTISTDIVENKKHIDLSAEPLILVCAAGNPEAVLGDIVKDVAIFKAHKAAVTVFADADEGRFDGLADAVIRIPRSPLPLPVILNTVAGHLWGYYAAMSIDEDALFLKTYRSQINRTMVEQDKRKTSFYERIADRDFRRLIRDFSSRFHERRNQGAFSFTSVKTVSDIVLLLKYVVGKLPLEDYRHDFKNGGDLLSPIDLLDISLGQAIDELSRPIDAIRHQAKTVTVGTSRKEESLHGILFNLLKELNISTRMLVGKTIPELNRIQPAIAEIRGYTLYGINNLDADGNPGDEATIAIHKRGGISLEMTSRAETSKRLMGTKKIMARTRRLYIGRGKLDRMPIVILPVLDEGNAVRNLLLAHVAFHENLPLKKKINILGVKYNDIRNLTDEYNLPWEDAYLEKIPMEVLLGEAVETLVEDIRGKIADPKKEKEFT from the coding sequence ATGATCGCCTCCGAAAAATTGAAATTCTGGACGAAATCGTTTCGTTCGCTGATACGAAATACACGGATACTCATCGGCTGCCCGCCGCAGAAGGTTCAGGGCCCCGCGATCATCCTCTTTCCTCTGGAACCCGCTACGCTCTGCTGCGGCCTTGCCGGCATTCTTACCGTGAAGGGGGCCTCCATGGCGCCCGATGACATCCAGGCGGCAATCCGGCGCATCCTGGAGGGGCTCCAGCCTATGAAAGAACAAAACATCCAGGCGCTGAATTCCGGATCGATTCCGCTCGACTCGTATCTCGGCGGCAGCCGCCACCTGGACAGTCTGGGCAACGCCCTGCTGGACCTCAAGCAGGACGCCGCCGCGGAACATCTCTTCTTTTCAGAAAAGGAAACCGCCGCGCTTCGTGAACAGATTCACTTCCTGCAGAACTTCCTTGCCGCAGAGGAATCCATGCTGGAACAATCGGCCGGCCATTTCACGACTCTCGATCTGGAAAGCATCAACAGCCGCCTGGTCATGCTGAAAGACATCCTCTGGGCGCTGGATAAGGACATCCTGAACAATATCGGCCGGATCGCCTCCCTCGCCTGCAACCGGCACGGAAACGGAGTATCCCGGGAAGCCTTCCGCAAATATCGGAAACTCAATTATCTCCTGAACTGCCTGGACCGCCTGGAAGTCCGGGGACGGGATTCTGCAGGCATCCAGATTTCCTTCACCCTGGCCGACGAGCAGGCTTTTGAAAACGCGGTTGCATTCCTCAGGACAAATTCCCTCTACGACGAATTTCTACGACGCATTCAGCCGGGGGACTGGCTCAACGGCTCAATCGGGATATCTTTCAAAAAGAGGGAAGAAAAAAAGGAAAGCCGTGGAGAAACCACAATCACCTTCACCTACAAGACCTCGGCCATCATCGGTGAACTGGGACGTAATGTCCGGGAACTGAGAGAGGGCATCGCCGGCGATGCCCTGTTTCATGAATTCGCCCGGCTGGAGACCGGTTTTGAAACCGCTTTTGCCCACACCCGCTGGGCATCCGTCGGCTCCATCACGGATGACAACTGCCACCCTGTAAATAATTTCACGCTGACCTCGAAAACGGATCTGAGTCATGGAGAATTGCCTGCGGCATGCCGGGATTATCCCTGTTACGGAAAGGGCAACTGGTTGATCTCCGTAGTCCTGAACGGCGACATTGACAATTATGCTGCCCTCCGCACGGCGTTGGAGGCGGAGCGGGAGGTCATTCCCCGGGAAGTCACCACCGACACCAAGATCATCCCCCTGCAGATCGAAAAATACCTTCTGAGCGGCCATGACCTGCAGGAAGCCTTTCGCCTTGCCGTCAGCGATTTCGAGGGCTCCCACGCCATTGCCATGGTCAGCAATCTGGCGCCCGAAAAGGTGTTCCTCGCCCTGAAGGGCAGCGGTCAGACCATTTACGTCGGCATTGCCCCGGATTCATACATATTCGCCTCGGAACTGTACGGACTCGTGGAAGGCACCTCCAGGTTCGTTAAAATGGATGGTGAAAAGACTCCCCTAGAATCCGAAGATTCTGAAGGAGAGAAGACAGGACAGATCTTCATCCTCGACGAGAACGGAGCGGGGGGCATTTCGGGAATTTCGGCGTTTTTCTACGATGGGACTCCCCTCATGCTGACCGACCGGCAGGTGCAACAGGCGGAAATCACCACCAGGGACATCGACCGGGGAACATATCCCCACTACTTCCTGAAGGAAATTACAGAGTCCGCCCTCTCCGTCAGAAAGACCCTCCGGGGGAGATATCGGATAAGCGAAGACGCCGGCGGCAAGAAGCAGGTCACATTCAATCTCGGATCCGACGTTCTGCCGGAAAAATTGAAAACGGATATCCGCGAGGGGACGATCCGCCGGATTCTGGTCGTCGGCCACGGCACAGCGGCGGTCGCCGGTTCCGCCGTTGCGGACGCCCTGGAGCGATACCTGAAGGATGCGCCCCTGACCGTGGAGGCACGGATTGCCTCGGAACTCAGCGGCTTCTGCCTTCATGACGATCTGAGCGACACGCTCGTCATTCCCATTACCCAGTCGGGAACCACAACAGACACCAACCGCGCGGTGGCCATGGCGGCGCAGCGGGGAGCGACGGTTCTGGCTATCGTCAACCGCCGCCAGTCGGATATCACCACAAAGGCCCAGGGAGTTTTCTATACGAGCGACGGGCGGGACATCGAGATGTCTGTGGCCTCCACGAAAGCATTCTACTCCCAGATTATCGCCGGCCATATCCTGGCTCTCTTCTTCGCCCAGTTTCTTAAAACCCTGCCGGACGCCGCTATCGCCTCCGAACTGGCCATACTCGAACAGGCTCCGGACAGAATGGAACAGGTCCTCACGCAAAAGGAGGATATCCGCCGGGCCGTCGAGCGCTTCGCCAAGCGCAAGACATACTGGGCCGTTGTGGGCAGCGGCCCGAACAAGGCCGCCGCCGATGAGATCCGCATCAAGCTCAGCGAACTCTGCTACAAAACGATCTCCACGGATATCGTGGAAAACAAGAAGCACATCGATCTGTCGGCGGAACCCCTGATTCTCGTGTGCGCCGCCGGCAATCCCGAGGCCGTCCTCGGCGACATCGTCAAGGATGTGGCCATTTTCAAAGCACACAAGGCGGCTGTCACGGTTTTCGCCGACGCGGATGAAGGCCGTTTCGACGGTCTTGCCGACGCCGTGATCCGGATTCCCCGCTCCCCCTTGCCTCTTCCTGTCATCCTCAATACCGTGGCCGGCCATCTCTGGGGATATTACGCGGCCATGAGCATCGATGAAGACGCCCTGTTCCTGAAAACGTACCGCAGTCAGATAAATCGCACCATGGTGGAGCAGGACAAACGGAAAACTTCCTTTTATGAGCGGATCGCAGACCGGGATTTCCGCCGGCTCATCCGTGATTTTTCATCCCGATTCCATGAACGAAGAAACCAGGGGGCCTTTTCCTTTACCAGCGTCAAAACAGTTTCGGACATCGTTCTCCTCCTGAAATACGTCGTCGGCAAGCTTCCGCTTGAGGATTACCGGCATGATTTCAAGAACGGCGGTGATCTTCTGTCTCCCATTGATCTGCTGGACATCTCCCTGGGTCAGGCGATCGACGAACTTTCCCGTCCCATCGACGCCATCCGGCATCAGGCAAAGACGGTCACGGTGGGAACGAGCCGCAAGGAAGAATCGCTTCACGGCATTCTCTTCAATCTGCTGAAGGAGCTGAACATCTCCACAAGGATGCTGGTCGGCAAAACCATTCCGGAATTGAACCGGATTCAGCCGGCCATCGCCGAGATCCGGGGCTATACCTTGTATGGCATCAACAATCTCGATGCGGACGGCAACCCCGGGGATGAAGCGACCATCGCCATCCATAAACGGGGCGGCATCTCCCTGGAGATGACCTCCCGGGCTGAAACCTCCAAACGGCTCATGGGAACGAAAAAAATCATGGCCCGAACCCGAAGGCTTTATATCGGGCGGGGAAAACTCGATAGGATGCCCATTGTCATTCTCCCTGTGCTGGACGAAGGAAACGCCGTCCGGAACCTGCTGCTGGCGCATGTCGCTTTCCATGAAAACCTGCCGCTGAAAAAGAAGATCAATATCCTGGGTGTCAAATACAACGACATCCGCAATCTGACCGATGAATACAACCTGCCTTGGGAGGACGCTTATCTGGAAAAGATTCCCATGGAAGTCCTGCTGGGCGAGGCGGTTGAAACCCTTGTCGAAGATATCCGGGGAAAAATTGCAGACCCGAAGAAGGAGAAAGAATTCACATGA